One genomic region from Capra hircus breed San Clemente chromosome 18, ASM170441v1, whole genome shotgun sequence encodes:
- the LOC102174688 gene encoding zinc finger protein 664, producing the protein MKPGDGEVDPGEPPDCLGFDPSHLRTHPEDAEDPEEEAPGGAEAEAGTLVRLIDEHGAYSTARLVPDGSAEERSEKRGPGSLRAGSEGWEGLARPRRFSCAACGKAFKRAWELLSHEVVHTAARPFRCGLCAAAFKRPSDCKSHRLVHSDERPHGCDACGKRFKRASNLQEHRRIHTGERPFPCQSCPKRFKTHYELHRHEPLHAPSRPFPCPDCGKAFAAGPALLLHRRQHCVDKPHACGVCGKRFTHSHSLRVHERVHTGDRPFVCPLCAKAFKQSNALASHHRVHSGERPYRCATCGKAFKQSSYLAIHRRTHTGERPYPCDACGKAFSRPSLLLQHRRVHSPVRPNTCLFCPKHFKDLNYRAVQERLHTGDTPYTCGLCGNGFAHPSNLLQHQSVHLDG; encoded by the exons ATGAAGCCTGGAGATGGAGAAGTGGATCCCGGAGAACCCCCGGACTGTCTGGGGTTCGATCCATCTCACCTGAGGACACACCCTGAGGATGCTGAGGACCCAGAAGAAGAG GCGCCCGGAGGAGCCGAGGCGGAGGCGGGGACCCTGGTGCGGCTCATCGACGAGCACGGGGCGTACTCGACCGCGCGCCTGGTGCCCGACGGTTCCGCGGAGGAGCGCTCTGAGAAGAGGGGGCCAGGCTCGCTCCGCGCCGGCTCTgagggctgggaggggctggCGCGGCCCAGGCGATTCAGCTGCGCCGCCTGCGGGAAGGCCTTCAAGCGCGCGTGGGAGCTGCTGAGCCACGAGGTGGTGCACACGGCCGCCCGGCCCTTCCGCTGTGGCCTGTGCGCAGCCGCCTTCAAACGCCCCTCGGACTGCAAGAGTCACAGGCTGGTGCACAGCGACGAGCGGCCGCACGGCTGCGACGCCTGCGGCAAACGCTTCAAGCGAGCCAGCAACCTACAG GAGCATCGCCGCATCCACACGGGCGAGCGTCCCTTCCCCTGCCAGTCCTGCCCGAAGCGCTTCAAGACCCACTACGAGCTGCACCGCCACGAGCCACTGCACGCTCCCTCGCGGCCCTTCCCCTGCCCGGACTGCGGCAAGGCCTTCGCAGCAGGGCCGGCCCTGCTTCTCCACCGGCGGCAGCACTGCGTGGACAAGCCGCACGCGTGCGGGGTGTGCGGTAAGCGCTTCACCCACAGTCACAGCCTGCGGGTGCACGAGCGCGTGCACACGGGCGATCGGCCCTTTGTGTGCCCACTGTGCGCCAAGGCCTTCAAGCAGTCCAACGCGCTGGCCTCTCACCACCGCGTGCATTCGGGAGAGCGGCCCTACAGGTGCGCCACGTGCGGCAAGGCTTTCAAGCAATCGTCCTACCTGGCCATCCACCGGCGCACGCACACGGGCGAGCGGCCCTACCCCTGCGACGCCTGCGGCAAAGCCTTCTCCAGGCCCTCGCTGCTCCTACAGCATCGCCGGGTACACAGCCCCGTGCGCCCCAACACCTGTCTCTTCTGCCCCAAGCACTTCAAGGACCTGAACTACCGCGCAGTCCAAGAGAGGCTGCACACGGGAGACACGCCCTACACGTGTGGTCTCTGTGGCAACGGCTTCGCGCATCCCAGCAACCTGCTGCAGCATCAGAGTGTGCATCTGgatgggtga